A window of Babesia microti strain RI chromosome III, complete genome contains these coding sequences:
- a CDS encoding hypothetical protein (overlaps_old_locusTagID:BBM_III03105) yields MTNMDIYKNSTITPIILLFTAYGVFSIEFTVKLQRSQELCFNELTDKDMFTLISFESLNENAFISATIKENGSASYIFQSRKMEQKIELLFTTLYDNGITFCIRAGNNPVTAKVTYKSGPEARDYSMLAKNVHMSATESIINRVHDALVFFHRSQINASRSHDKSMKMATNSYNLLKRFFIFNCVMIIFSTAASAFYYKRFFIAKKII; encoded by the coding sequence ATGACGAATATGgacatatataaaaacagCACAATTACACCAATTATACTGCTATTTACAGCTTATGGAGTGTTCAGTATTGAATTCACTGTGAAACTGCAACGGTCACAAGAATTGTGTTTTAATGAGTTGACAGACAAAGACATGTTTACACTCATATCTTTTGAGTCACTAAATGAAAATGCCTTCATAAGCGCAACAATTAAGGAAAATGGATCCGCATCTTACATTTTTCAATCCAGAAAAATGGAGCAGAAGATTGAATTGCTCTTTACCACACTATACGATAATGGGATTACCTTTTGTATCCGTGCAGGTAATAATCCTGTTACCGCAAAGGTAACGTACAAATCTGGACCGGAAGCCAGAGATTACAGCATGCTAGCTAAGAATGTCCATATGTCTGCCACTGAAAGTATAATAAATAGGGTTCATGACGCACTAGTTTTCTTCCATAGATCACAGATCAATGCGTCTAGGTCTCATGATAAATCAATGAAAATGGCTACTAATTCATACAATTTACTGAAGAGATTCTTCATCTTCAATTGCGTGATGATTATTTTTAGTACAGCGGCCTCTGCATTTTATTACAAGAGATTTTTTATCGCCAAGaagataatataa